In Flavobacterium sp. CBA20B-1, one DNA window encodes the following:
- a CDS encoding ABC transporter ATP-binding protein, with amino-acid sequence MKQTKTSTLKKVMHYAQPYKDKIFWVVVTVITLSIFGALRPYMVKNVVDVYIAKADLNGLNIYVALMALVLLLEVCSQFFFTYIASWLGQNIIKDIRTNLFQKMLKFRLSFFDNEPVGKLITRNVSDIENIASIFSQGLFMIVGDVLKMLVVLGIMLWMNWKLTLIVIVAMPILLYATRIFQKHMKVAFEEVRLQVANLNTFIQERLTGMKIVQLFNREQIEYENFKKINQKHNDAWQKNILYNSIFFPIADIVSAVTLGCVIIYGGFTIVQGDNLTTTGDLFGYTMMISMLFNPLRQIADKFNVMQMGIVAADRVFEILDRDDLIQEEGKLTAPAFNGAIDFKNVAFSYSNGKKVINNINLNIKAGQTVAFVGASGAGKSTIANLLSRFYDIESGEILIDGRNINEFTLSSLRNQIAVVLQDVFLFSDSILNNILLDNPSVSKEDVIAAAKKIGINDFIEKLPGGYDYNVKERGVMLSSGQRQLIAFLRAYMSNPSILILDEATSSIDTYSEELLQNAVEIVTKDRTSIIIAHRLATIVNADLIVVMDQGAILETGTHAQLLAKESGAYKNLYESQYASSTSVN; translated from the coding sequence ATGAAACAAACTAAAACTTCTACACTAAAAAAAGTAATGCACTACGCCCAACCCTACAAAGACAAAATTTTTTGGGTGGTTGTAACAGTTATCACGCTTTCTATTTTCGGAGCGTTGCGCCCTTACATGGTTAAAAACGTTGTAGATGTGTATATTGCAAAAGCCGATTTAAACGGACTGAATATTTACGTTGCGTTAATGGCTTTGGTACTTCTTTTAGAAGTGTGTTCGCAGTTTTTCTTTACCTATATTGCAAGTTGGTTGGGACAAAACATTATTAAAGATATTCGTACCAATTTGTTTCAAAAAATGCTTAAATTTCGATTGAGCTTTTTTGATAACGAGCCCGTTGGTAAATTAATAACTCGAAATGTATCCGATATTGAAAATATTGCAAGTATTTTCAGCCAAGGACTCTTTATGATTGTGGGCGATGTTTTAAAAATGTTGGTTGTTTTGGGCATTATGTTGTGGATGAATTGGAAACTAACACTCATTGTGATTGTAGCCATGCCCATTTTACTGTATGCTACCCGAATTTTTCAAAAACACATGAAAGTTGCTTTTGAAGAAGTGCGTTTACAAGTTGCCAATTTAAACACGTTTATTCAAGAACGTTTAACGGGGATGAAAATTGTTCAACTGTTCAACCGTGAGCAAATTGAATACGAAAACTTTAAAAAAATCAACCAAAAACACAACGATGCCTGGCAGAAAAACATTCTGTACAACTCCATCTTCTTCCCTATTGCCGATATTGTATCGGCGGTTACATTGGGTTGCGTAATTATTTATGGTGGATTTACCATTGTTCAAGGCGATAATTTAACCACAACCGGAGATTTGTTTGGATATACCATGATGATTTCGATGTTGTTTAACCCGTTGCGACAAATTGCCGATAAATTCAATGTGATGCAAATGGGAATTGTAGCTGCAGATCGAGTTTTCGAAATTTTAGACCGTGATGATTTAATTCAAGAAGAAGGCAAACTTACAGCTCCTGCTTTTAATGGTGCGATCGATTTTAAGAATGTAGCTTTTAGTTACAGCAACGGCAAAAAAGTAATTAACAATATCAATCTGAACATTAAGGCAGGGCAAACAGTCGCTTTTGTTGGAGCTTCGGGTGCAGGAAAATCAACCATTGCCAATCTTTTAAGTCGATTTTACGATATAGAATCGGGCGAGATTTTGATTGATGGAAGAAATATTAATGAATTTACTTTAAGCAGTTTAAGAAATCAAATTGCAGTGGTTTTGCAAGATGTTTTCCTTTTTTCAGATTCTATTCTAAACAATATTCTTTTAGATAATCCAAGTGTCAGCAAAGAAGATGTGATTGCTGCAGCAAAAAAGATTGGGATTAACGATTTTATTGAAAAACTTCCCGGCGGATACGATTACAACGTAAAAGAACGCGGTGTGATGCTGTCATCGGGTCAGCGACAATTAATTGCATTTTTACGTGCATATATGAGCAATCCAAGTATTTTGATTTTAGACGAAGCCACTTCTTCTATTGATACGTATTCAGAAGAATTATTACAAAATGCAGTGGAAATCGTAACAAAAGACCGTACATCAATCATCATTGCGCACCGTTTGGCAACCATTGTAAATGCCGATTTAATCGTGGTAATGGATCAAGGTGCTATTTTGGAAACTGGCACACATGCCCAATTACTTGCAAAAGAAAGCGGTGCTTATAAAAATCTGTACGAATCGCAATATGCAAGTTCAACATCAGTCAATTAA
- the truA gene encoding tRNA pseudouridine(38-40) synthase TruA yields MRYFIQFAYNGTNYHGWQFQPTAISVQEVLTKALNILFKDPFELIGAGRTDAGVHAKLMYAHFDTDVVFDAAKMVQKLNSFLPEDITVFNFFEVDKEAHARFDAVSRSYEYHIHTFKNSFLKNLSYYQFKNLDIDKMNEAARILLLYEDFECFSKTHTDVFTFNCNITTAYWEKNGSQLIFHISANRFLRNMVRAIVGTLINVGIGKISVQDVHEIIQSKNRGNAGFSVPAHGLYLTKVVYPYINETN; encoded by the coding sequence TTGAGGTACTTTATTCAGTTTGCATATAACGGTACAAATTACCACGGCTGGCAGTTTCAACCAACCGCAATCAGCGTACAAGAAGTGTTAACCAAAGCTTTAAATATTTTGTTTAAAGACCCATTTGAGTTAATTGGTGCTGGCAGAACCGATGCCGGTGTGCACGCAAAATTAATGTATGCTCATTTTGATACCGATGTGGTTTTTGATGCAGCAAAAATGGTTCAAAAATTGAATTCGTTTTTGCCTGAAGATATTACCGTTTTTAATTTCTTTGAGGTGGATAAGGAGGCACACGCCCGTTTCGATGCCGTTTCGCGTTCGTATGAATATCATATCCATACATTCAAAAACAGCTTTTTAAAGAATTTAAGTTATTATCAGTTTAAAAATTTAGACATTGATAAAATGAACGAAGCAGCGAGAATTTTGCTGCTATATGAAGATTTTGAATGTTTCAGTAAAACACATACCGATGTTTTTACGTTTAATTGCAACATCACCACTGCTTATTGGGAAAAAAACGGTTCACAATTGATTTTTCATATTTCTGCAAATCGTTTTTTGCGCAATATGGTTCGCGCCATTGTGGGAACGCTGATTAATGTGGGTATCGGAAAAATCTCGGTTCAAGATGTTCATGAAATCATTCAAAGTAAAAATCGTGGCAATGCAGGTTTTTCAGTACCTGCTCACGGATTGTATTTAACAAAAGTAGTTTATCCATATATAAATGAAACAAACTAA
- a CDS encoding IgA Peptidase M64, giving the protein MKKQLFLFFLLLHFVANAQHFDDYFVDKTLRLDYIFAGNHENQQAFLGDKIQLDKWHGRVDNLSVTPIQGNGQIKVYSTANNQLIYVLPFGSLFQEWLTLEDAKKQFKSFENSFLIPFPKEPIRVDVTFFTADRHERIVSQQFIDPKDILIRKAKDVNNPYEIVHHSKVKNPIKIALVAEGYTEAELDLFMEYAHKTVENLFKHQVLKKYQDYFEIVAVKTVSKQSGISIPSKNIWLNTAVQSNFDTFYSERYLTTLHTKLLHTQLENIPYQHIIILANTDFYGGGGILNSYSLTTTKNKEFAPVVVHEFGHSFAGLADEYFYEEDVFENKATLSVEPWEKNITSLVDFSSKWKYLLSDKMPVPTPYSRYKEGVIGAFEGLKGNGLYIPTLTCRMKINNTKDFCPVCSNAIEEMILFYTTNQTK; this is encoded by the coding sequence ATGAAAAAACAATTATTTCTATTCTTTTTGCTGCTACATTTTGTAGCAAATGCACAGCATTTCGATGATTATTTTGTTGATAAAACCTTGCGTTTGGATTATATTTTTGCAGGAAACCACGAAAATCAGCAAGCTTTTTTAGGAGATAAGATACAGTTAGATAAATGGCACGGACGGGTTGATAATCTGTCTGTTACGCCCATTCAAGGCAACGGTCAAATTAAGGTTTATAGCACAGCAAATAATCAATTAATCTATGTGTTGCCATTTGGAAGTTTGTTTCAGGAATGGTTGACCTTGGAAGATGCAAAAAAACAATTTAAAAGTTTTGAAAACTCTTTTTTAATTCCTTTTCCAAAAGAACCAATTCGGGTTGATGTTACTTTTTTCACAGCAGATAGACATGAACGAATAGTATCGCAGCAATTTATCGATCCAAAAGATATTTTGATTCGAAAAGCTAAAGATGTTAACAATCCGTATGAAATTGTTCATCATTCTAAAGTAAAAAATCCTATTAAAATAGCGTTGGTTGCCGAAGGATATACTGAAGCCGAATTAGATCTTTTCATGGAATACGCCCACAAAACGGTTGAAAATTTATTTAAACATCAGGTTTTAAAAAAATACCAAGATTATTTTGAAATTGTAGCCGTGAAAACCGTTTCAAAACAGTCAGGCATAAGTATTCCATCAAAAAATATTTGGCTGAATACGGCGGTTCAATCAAATTTTGATACGTTTTATTCAGAAAGATATTTAACCACGCTTCACACCAAATTATTGCACACCCAATTGGAAAATATTCCGTATCAGCACATTATTATCTTGGCGAACACCGACTTTTATGGCGGTGGCGGAATTTTGAATTCGTACAGTTTAACAACTACGAAGAACAAAGAATTTGCACCGGTTGTAGTTCATGAATTCGGTCATAGTTTTGCAGGTTTGGCAGATGAATATTTTTACGAAGAAGATGTTTTTGAAAATAAAGCAACCTTAAGTGTGGAACCTTGGGAGAAAAATATCACATCATTGGTTGATTTTTCATCTAAATGGAAGTATTTATTGAGCGATAAAATGCCGGTTCCAACGCCTTATTCTAGATATAAAGAAGGTGTGATAGGTGCATTTGAAGGATTAAAAGGCAACGGATTGTATATTCCTACATTAACTTGCCGAATGAAAATTAATAATACAAAAGATTTTTGCCCGGTTTGTAGCAACGCCATCGAAGAAATGATTTTATTTTACACCACAAATCAAACCAAATAA